The following coding sequences are from one Parabacteroides pacaensis window:
- a CDS encoding ParB/RepB/Spo0J family partition protein gives MQQDTFNALVNNIRRDGQLSSVPFCVRHSDDSYTVVSGNHRTQAAKMAGLTSIHVMYIDEEETTNDWLLATQLSHNSIVGTDDAEILKQLLDEITDVALKEYAHISNEVLESVKDINYTVEMPNNEIVPVTLMFVDTQKVTFDKLMETLDCYSEKELGNLTLLDMETMHRLNEVSSKVQAKYKIKAQALSICKMIEIVNNVLEGSKDDTEV, from the coding sequence ATGCAGCAGGACACGTTTAATGCCTTAGTGAATAACATTCGTAGGGACGGCCAATTATCGTCTGTACCGTTTTGTGTAAGGCATTCGGACGATTCCTATACGGTGGTAAGCGGTAATCACCGTACACAAGCGGCAAAGATGGCCGGTCTTACTTCCATCCATGTCATGTACATAGATGAAGAAGAAACAACCAATGATTGGTTACTTGCTACGCAGCTTAGCCATAACAGCATAGTTGGTACTGATGATGCAGAGATATTGAAGCAACTCCTTGATGAGATTACTGATGTTGCACTGAAGGAGTATGCACATATCAGCAATGAAGTGCTGGAAAGTGTGAAGGACATTAACTATACCGTTGAAATGCCTAACAACGAAATTGTGCCGGTTACTTTGATGTTTGTTGATACGCAGAAAGTTACATTCGATAAACTGATGGAAACATTAGATTGCTATTCAGAGAAAGAACTTGGCAATCTTACTCTGCTGGATATGGAAACAATGCACCGGCTCAACGAAGTATCATCGAAAGTCCAAGCTAAGTATAAAATTAAGGCTCAGGCTTTAAGTATATGCAAAATGATTGAAATTGTAAATAACGTGTTGGAGGGCAGTAAAGATGACACAGAAGTATAG
- a CDS encoding GNAT-like putative antirestriction protein, which yields MNTDKPCIDYIANRTFGMELEFADGDKQRIPLPSGYKWTDNKLTMMNNSDGSAVTHHGQFGGEINTRPYHYCAEDLQELKDFIQTMKDAGSYLMWNEGFDAHLYIKDMDLDVIKRMFVLSYYTAYPIKRIFDIAEWWETKYLVPSPPWDVVKRVLEADNIDNLLKVFSNGSDRGHIRYWLNLCSIAKIGTVEFRIFNSSWDFDKVLETIKFMYSFVEYAYLHEDMEEYKQLTTIEKCLEVFHIDYSKVPQRHKPLLWAAEHSDNVTIVGSMFKKSNRMLSFIKKEAAKFDVAHVVNSYYMDIEQVLTNREIKVYTKEYFIYMMYKAIKGEIKELCFNEEYEFLNIKSESPAEIIATIHLFNAIKKHKNSQDIYHKSLYDDFMAKLEYYQKKYTERYQKLVDNLKSKSIEVLYCADISDAILNCGEKDILIYQNEFHSGMKATSNALQRFLLDDFGSQERTKTKYGEIDEEQVNYMALSQHGFMGRREVFKDQRTYIWSNVVESGDSSFNKRTITPLKYKRLPDDYVLTNKSKLRFVRASMAEIDYLRMIYLKKGIILGSAPFCYLWFLDDYVFGACMFDFLKVSKYGMDAVWMKSDFVIDHPLPKLSRLLIMGVLSWEFKSELDIRYKHECGVIATSVFTDKPVSMKYRGVFKLHERCVGKLHYIQYAGVRGKLDDILKSFVKKYGDEPRKE from the coding sequence ATGAATACAGATAAACCGTGTATCGACTATATAGCCAATCGTACTTTTGGTATGGAGCTGGAGTTTGCTGATGGCGATAAGCAGCGCATTCCACTTCCATCCGGTTACAAGTGGACGGACAACAAGCTAACCATGATGAATAATTCGGATGGTTCAGCGGTAACTCATCACGGGCAGTTTGGTGGAGAGATAAACACCCGCCCATACCATTATTGTGCGGAAGATTTGCAGGAATTGAAAGATTTCATTCAGACCATGAAAGATGCGGGAAGCTATCTGATGTGGAATGAAGGGTTTGATGCACATCTGTATATCAAAGATATGGATTTGGATGTTATCAAACGTATGTTTGTCCTTTCTTACTATACAGCATATCCAATTAAACGAATATTTGACATTGCAGAGTGGTGGGAAACAAAATATCTCGTTCCCAGTCCTCCCTGGGATGTGGTAAAACGTGTATTGGAAGCCGACAATATTGACAACCTACTTAAAGTATTTAGCAATGGCTCTGATAGGGGACATATCAGGTATTGGCTCAATCTGTGCTCTATAGCCAAGATTGGTACAGTGGAGTTTCGTATATTCAACAGTTCATGGGATTTTGACAAGGTACTTGAAACAATCAAGTTCATGTATTCATTCGTGGAATATGCTTATTTACATGAAGATATGGAAGAATACAAGCAACTTACTACTATTGAGAAATGCTTGGAAGTATTTCATATAGATTACTCCAAAGTTCCACAAAGGCATAAACCGTTACTTTGGGCGGCAGAACATTCGGATAATGTGACTATAGTAGGCTCCATGTTCAAGAAGTCCAACCGTATGCTGTCCTTCATCAAGAAAGAAGCTGCAAAGTTTGATGTTGCCCACGTGGTAAACTCATACTATATGGATATAGAGCAGGTGCTTACCAACCGTGAGATTAAGGTGTACACAAAAGAGTATTTTATCTATATGATGTACAAGGCAATAAAGGGAGAGATAAAAGAACTGTGCTTTAATGAAGAATACGAGTTTTTGAATATCAAGTCTGAAAGTCCGGCTGAAATCATAGCTACTATCCATCTATTCAATGCGATCAAAAAGCATAAGAATTCACAGGATATTTACCACAAGTCTCTTTATGACGATTTCATGGCAAAATTAGAGTATTACCAGAAGAAATACACGGAACGTTATCAAAAGCTCGTAGATAACCTTAAGAGCAAATCTATTGAAGTGCTTTATTGCGCTGATATATCGGACGCTATTCTAAATTGCGGAGAAAAAGATATACTGATTTATCAGAACGAGTTTCATTCCGGCATGAAAGCGACAAGCAATGCATTACAACGATTCTTATTGGATGATTTCGGATCACAAGAACGAACTAAAACGAAATATGGAGAAATAGATGAAGAACAAGTTAATTACATGGCTCTCTCTCAGCATGGATTTATGGGTAGAAGAGAGGTATTCAAAGACCAACGCACATATATTTGGTCTAATGTGGTAGAAAGCGGAGATAGCAGCTTTAACAAGCGTACTATTACCCCTCTAAAGTATAAACGGTTGCCGGATGATTACGTGCTTACAAATAAAAGCAAACTCCGGTTTGTTCGTGCTTCAATGGCGGAGATTGATTATTTGCGGATGATTTACTTGAAAAAAGGCATCATACTCGGATCGGCTCCATTCTGTTATTTATGGTTTTTGGATGATTATGTATTCGGGGCCTGTATGTTTGACTTCCTGAAGGTCAGTAAATACGGCATGGATGCAGTTTGGATGAAATCTGACTTTGTTATAGACCACCCTTTGCCCAAGTTAAGTAGATTGCTGATAATGGGTGTACTTTCATGGGAATTCAAATCAGAGTTGGATATAAGGTACAAGCATGAGTGTGGAGTGATTGCTACTTCTGTGTTTACCGATAAGCCGGTAAGCATGAAGTATCGTGGTGTATTTAAATTGCATGAGCGTTGTGTTGGTAAATTGCATTATATACAATATGCTGGTGTTCGTGGAAAGTTAGATGATATATTAAAATCATTTGTTAAAAAATACGGTGATGAACCGAGAAAGGAGTAA
- a CDS encoding type III PLP-dependent enzyme domain-containing protein, giving the protein MKVVVYTKNIIENIEKGQSFVNVPISLMFKDFYEDVYEHITDKVKNKFFGLHLKDSICYSIGKAVKENSGAVVTSFSDVWKCFNINGEGCYGIRNFYIPINADDNREGLSIYETSKLAYEIKMLSSAHVYGLITSGCLNKNHPSEEKLYRIWNSLRHCIDSISLGGSFWLGKNGKLPNFISDVRIGEYMLFGTIPYCDDKEKLGLNGVEVQTKIIGIYPERNQLILDCGYSMADLDKCRIDYQKDLKYVDSSSEYTIMQCDHVSDYRIGDLVRFVPDYKSLVKLKYAEHEYR; this is encoded by the coding sequence ATGAAAGTTGTGGTCTATACAAAGAATATAATAGAGAACATTGAAAAGGGACAGTCTTTTGTTAATGTTCCAATCTCGTTGATGTTCAAGGATTTCTATGAAGATGTTTATGAGCATATAACAGATAAGGTAAAGAACAAGTTTTTCGGTTTACACTTAAAAGACAGTATATGCTATTCTATTGGCAAGGCCGTAAAGGAGAATAGTGGGGCGGTAGTGACATCATTCTCTGACGTTTGGAAGTGTTTTAATATCAATGGAGAGGGATGCTATGGAATACGTAATTTTTATATCCCTATCAATGCAGACGATAATAGGGAAGGATTAAGTATTTATGAAACAAGTAAGCTGGCTTATGAAATAAAGATGCTTTCCAGTGCTCATGTATACGGTTTGATTACTTCTGGCTGTCTTAACAAGAATCACCCATCCGAAGAAAAGTTGTACCGCATTTGGAATAGTTTACGACATTGTATTGACTCTATCAGTTTAGGTGGTAGCTTTTGGCTTGGCAAAAATGGTAAACTCCCGAACTTCATAAGTGATGTTCGCATAGGTGAGTATATGCTATTCGGCACAATACCATATTGTGATGATAAAGAGAAATTAGGTCTTAACGGAGTAGAGGTACAGACAAAAATTATCGGTATCTATCCCGAACGCAATCAGCTGATTTTGGACTGTGGTTATTCAATGGCTGATTTAGATAAATGTCGAATTGATTACCAAAAAGATTTGAAGTATGTAGATAGCTCCAGTGAATATACGATAATGCAATGCGACCATGTTTCGGATTATCGCATTGGCGATTTGGTTAGGTTTGTCCCCGATTATAAATCTTTAGTTAAGTTGAAATATGCAGAACATGAATACAGATAA
- a CDS encoding GNAT family N-acetyltransferase has product MDDKGLIRACENSGCGWKCCSFGLDGHIVILPHELDGHEQEISHLQIIDNDYFGGKKVKCVAKDCKLCDHGYKPVMCRTYPLWVKSVKKGFVFRSGKCPLKNEQLTKHKEFVLDIFNNYRKVLLPKVDIDTFLSKAWIDRYEPLFPTQKGSIEYKMQVKALSISDISDIEKMEQTLHSNPDMCFPSEPEDIVKCLQSGCSYGLLVNDKLVAYSLAYFTEYGTAYVDKCFVHSDYRGNGLQYILLNSNISKLIFDGAQEIFAMTSPKNEASVKSFINAGFSFKRDTKYKGTERLILKWEL; this is encoded by the coding sequence ATGGACGATAAAGGACTAATAAGAGCATGTGAAAACTCCGGCTGCGGTTGGAAGTGTTGTTCGTTCGGATTGGACGGGCATATTGTAATTCTCCCCCATGAACTTGATGGTCATGAACAGGAAATTTCCCATTTACAAATTATAGACAATGATTACTTTGGCGGCAAAAAGGTAAAATGTGTTGCTAAAGATTGCAAGTTATGTGACCACGGTTACAAGCCTGTCATGTGCCGTACTTATCCTTTATGGGTAAAGTCTGTGAAAAAAGGCTTTGTCTTTCGTAGTGGCAAGTGTCCGTTGAAGAATGAACAACTTACTAAGCATAAGGAGTTTGTATTAGATATTTTCAACAATTACAGAAAAGTGTTACTACCTAAAGTTGATATAGACACCTTCCTCTCAAAAGCATGGATTGACCGTTATGAACCATTGTTTCCTACGCAAAAAGGAAGCATAGAATACAAAATGCAAGTAAAAGCTTTGTCTATCTCTGATATATCCGATATTGAAAAGATGGAGCAAACTCTTCATTCCAATCCGGATATGTGTTTCCCTTCAGAACCAGAAGATATAGTCAAGTGCTTGCAATCCGGTTGCAGCTATGGGTTACTGGTAAATGACAAGTTGGTTGCCTATTCGCTTGCATACTTCACTGAATACGGTACTGCCTACGTGGATAAATGCTTTGTTCATTCTGATTATAGGGGCAACGGACTTCAATATATACTTCTCAATTCCAATATTTCCAAACTGATTTTTGATGGCGCGCAAGAGATATTTGCCATGACTTCACCTAAGAATGAGGCAAGCGTGAAGAGTTTCATCAATGCAGGGTTCTCATTCAAAAGAGATACCAAATACAAAGGAACTGAACGTTTAATCTTAAAGTGGGAGCTATGA
- a CDS encoding radical SAM protein, giving the protein MNTKPFNGKAIYNPSGKAGEYSYWACNFYTGCSNDCAYCYCKKGVMSHVWSNAPKLKKCFKDEKHAIEVFERELMQNLPELQKYGLFFTFTSDPMLDSTIELTKSACSRCIRNNVPIKILTKRAEFSKDFIDLFEHDKNHGRSTDWIKLYAIGFTLTGHDELEPNASTNAERIKVMQKLHNAGFKTWASIEPIVDLKASLSCIEQTLGFCDLYKIGLMSGGKLPNKEELRMFVGRVCYKASAYGAKVYWKDCIKKHLGRDIISAATVDRSYNIFK; this is encoded by the coding sequence ATGAATACTAAACCATTTAACGGAAAAGCTATATACAATCCGTCCGGCAAAGCTGGTGAGTATAGTTATTGGGCATGTAATTTCTATACGGGATGCTCTAATGACTGTGCATACTGTTATTGCAAAAAAGGCGTAATGTCTCACGTTTGGAGTAATGCACCAAAGCTAAAGAAATGTTTCAAAGATGAGAAACACGCCATCGAAGTATTTGAAAGGGAGCTTATGCAAAACTTACCGGAATTGCAAAAATACGGTTTGTTCTTTACGTTTACGAGTGACCCAATGTTAGATAGTACAATAGAACTCACAAAGTCCGCTTGTAGTCGTTGTATTCGCAATAATGTTCCTATAAAGATATTAACTAAAAGGGCTGAATTTTCTAAAGATTTTATCGACTTATTTGAACACGATAAAAATCATGGAAGAAGTACCGATTGGATAAAACTTTATGCTATCGGTTTTACACTCACAGGACATGATGAACTTGAACCAAACGCATCAACAAATGCTGAACGTATCAAAGTTATGCAAAAACTCCATAATGCTGGATTTAAGACTTGGGCAAGCATAGAACCAATTGTTGATTTGAAAGCATCACTATCCTGCATTGAGCAAACACTTGGATTCTGTGACTTGTATAAGATTGGGCTTATGAGTGGCGGCAAGCTTCCAAATAAGGAGGAATTACGAATGTTTGTAGGTAGAGTCTGTTATAAAGCAAGTGCTTATGGAGCAAAAGTTTATTGGAAAGACTGTATAAAGAAACATCTTGGGCGTGATATAATAAGCGCAGCAACCGTTGATAGAAGTTACAATATATTTAAGTGA
- a CDS encoding DUF488 family protein, N3 subclade: protein MKIFTSYFGNSRKLNDAGVLIICVAIGKPKFLNVPQMLNVCPTRYMVSGPCPHEEYLRLYDKILASQDANKVIEQIKILSRGKDVALCCYEKPGDFCHRHILAKWLTENTGIEITEFGVSEKKEPEYQQQSLF, encoded by the coding sequence ATGAAGATTTTTACAAGCTATTTCGGTAACAGCAGAAAATTGAATGATGCAGGAGTTTTGATAATCTGTGTAGCCATTGGCAAACCGAAGTTTCTCAATGTGCCACAGATGTTAAATGTTTGTCCTACTCGGTATATGGTAAGTGGACCTTGTCCTCATGAAGAATATCTCCGACTTTATGATAAGATACTTGCAAGCCAAGATGCAAACAAGGTCATAGAGCAGATAAAGATATTAAGTAGAGGCAAGGATGTCGCTCTTTGTTGTTACGAAAAACCAGGTGATTTCTGCCATCGCCATATATTGGCAAAATGGCTTACTGAAAATACCGGCATTGAAATAACAGAGTTTGGAGTTAGTGAGAAAAAAGAACCTGAGTATCAACAGCAAAGCTTGTTTTGA
- a CDS encoding DUF3560 domain-containing protein, which produces MNTYYKFTPNVFLAKCDEKHETGEEILVTTRYGKENEHIVFNLIFERDGFYYYSIVRADGFNVQEWAKQRAERRLEWAASAERKSTEFYNKSNKDKDFLSLGEPIKVGHHSEKRHRKMIDDAWNNMGKSVEFSDKAAEHERVAKYWEERAKTINLSMPESIDFYEYKLEQTKEYHEGVKSGKYPRLHSYTLTYAKKAVNEAQKNYELAKRLWGNLH; this is translated from the coding sequence ATGAACACATATTACAAGTTTACGCCAAACGTGTTTTTGGCAAAGTGCGATGAAAAGCACGAAACAGGAGAAGAAATCCTGGTAACAACCAGGTACGGAAAAGAGAATGAGCATATTGTTTTCAATCTCATTTTTGAGCGTGATGGGTTCTATTACTATTCAATCGTTAGAGCTGATGGATTCAACGTACAGGAATGGGCAAAACAAAGAGCCGAACGCAGATTAGAATGGGCTGCATCCGCAGAACGTAAAAGTACAGAGTTTTATAACAAGTCCAACAAAGATAAAGATTTCCTTTCACTCGGAGAACCTATTAAAGTTGGTCATCATTCAGAAAAACGACATCGCAAGATGATAGATGACGCTTGGAATAATATGGGTAAGAGTGTTGAGTTTAGTGATAAGGCTGCCGAACATGAAAGAGTTGCCAAGTATTGGGAAGAACGTGCAAAAACCATCAACTTGTCCATGCCTGAAAGTATCGACTTCTACGAGTATAAATTAGAGCAAACTAAAGAGTACCATGAAGGCGTAAAGTCCGGCAAATATCCTCGCTTGCACTCTTATACTCTGACTTACGCTAAGAAAGCAGTAAATGAAGCACAGAAGAATTATGAACTTGCAAAAAGGCTGTGGGGTAATTTGCATTAA
- a CDS encoding DUF3873 family protein — MNSINKNGCSTCAAGSENYTTFTNRGKKYYQYDYRTESGELFACCAPTLDKCREKRDSWLKNK; from the coding sequence ATGAACTCAATTAACAAAAACGGTTGCAGCACATGCGCTGCCGGTAGTGAGAACTACACTACCTTTACCAACAGGGGTAAGAAATATTACCAGTATGACTATCGTACTGAAAGTGGTGAACTGTTTGCCTGCTGTGCTCCGACACTGGACAAGTGCAGAGAAAAGAGAGATAGTTGGCTGAAGAATAAGTGA
- a CDS encoding site-specific DNA-methyltransferase → MKINQIINKDALVGLKELPDNCIDCCVTSPPYYGLRDYGVDGQR, encoded by the coding sequence ATGAAAATCAATCAAATCATCAATAAAGACGCTTTGGTCGGCTTAAAAGAGCTACCGGATAATTGTATAGATTGTTGTGTCACCTCTCCACCTTATTACGGATTACGCGATTACGGAGTAGACGGGCAAAGATAG
- a CDS encoding DNA N-6-adenine-methyltransferase translates to MNVNFQTANKGGKAATTEWYTPQYIIESLGGKFDLDPCAPAILWYTAHKCYTKEIDGLSQKWEGRVFLNPPYENPVVKHFVRRLADHNNGIALLYARCDNKMFFEDIFNRATSIKFLRDRIYFIRPDGTKGDRPGCGSVLISYGKECDEILRKCSLPGKYIQLINS, encoded by the coding sequence ATGAATGTAAATTTTCAAACAGCAAATAAAGGCGGAAAGGCAGCTACAACAGAGTGGTACACCCCTCAATATATTATAGAATCTTTAGGAGGGAAATTTGATTTAGATCCATGCGCCCCCGCTATATTGTGGTATACAGCGCATAAGTGCTATACTAAGGAGATTGACGGATTATCTCAAAAATGGGAAGGTAGAGTATTTCTTAACCCTCCTTATGAAAATCCGGTAGTGAAACATTTTGTTCGTCGGTTGGCTGATCATAACAACGGGATTGCCCTTTTATATGCCAGATGTGATAATAAAATGTTCTTTGAAGATATCTTTAACCGGGCCACGTCTATTAAATTTCTTCGTGATCGTATTTATTTTATCCGTCCTGACGGGACAAAGGGTGATCGGCCGGGGTGCGGCTCCGTTTTAATATCCTACGGTAAAGAGTGTGACGAAATACTTCGAAAATGCAGCTTACCGGGCAAATATATTCAATTGATTAATAGTTGA
- a CDS encoding ATP-binding protein produces MKKILIPERKSFPKIGTPVKRVTEVEKIPMSQIFEKAKFDRSRMAFLVNVIFSLSDIIHGFAIDAESELKNVDPGLRLELRHPIERIKIHASEMVRFVDEKTSESFSEGFGEASDEMRELILGYYSKLMKK; encoded by the coding sequence ATGAAAAAAATACTAATCCCGGAAAGGAAATCCTTCCCCAAGATAGGAACACCTGTCAAAAGAGTGACGGAAGTAGAGAAAATCCCCATGAGCCAGATATTTGAAAAGGCTAAGTTTGACCGTTCCCGGATGGCTTTCCTTGTGAATGTAATTTTCTCACTTTCTGATATCATCCACGGGTTCGCCATCGACGCGGAAAGTGAATTAAAGAATGTCGACCCCGGACTAAGGTTGGAGCTTCGACATCCTATCGAGCGGATAAAGATACACGCTTCCGAGATGGTTCGGTTCGTCGATGAGAAGACAAGCGAATCGTTTAGTGAAGGGTTTGGGGAGGCCTCGGATGAGATGAGGGAATTAATTTTAGGGTATTACAGTAAACTGATGAAGAAATGA
- a CDS encoding DNA cytosine methyltransferase, with protein MNLLYIDLFCGAGGTSTGVEKARYNGEQCAKVIACVNHDKNAIASHAANHPDALHFTEDIRTLELSPLVEHMNKCKAQYSDSLVVLWASLECTNFSKAKGGQPRDADSRTLAEHLFRYIESINPDYIQIENVEEFMSWGDMDENGKPISMDKGRLYQKWVHNVKKYGFDFDHRILNAADFGAYTTRKRFFGIFAKNGLPIVFPQPTHCKEGRQDMFTTLKKWRPVKDVLDFSDEGTTIFRDKPLAEKTLERIYAGLIKFVAGGKDAFLSRYNTVRPQDTCKSVDEPCGVLTTENRFAKVQVSFLSKQFSGHPESKNVSVEEPAGAITCKDHHAFVTAYYGGKDHNSSVGVPAPTLTTKDRFALVDSHFMCSYNFKDAGKDINQPCPTILTKDRLSLVSPFFMNQYSGGGQVSDVNAPCPAVTTTPKQNLITPQFIDQQYGHSKPTSPESPLGCITANPKYNLVSCKPWIMNTAFSNIGSSIEEPHRTITANRKWHYLMNPQFNSAGGSVDNPCFTLIARMDKMPPYLVATESGQVAIEIYETDSPMTRKIKEFMALYGIVDIKMRMLRIPELKRIMGFPEDYVLVGSQADQKKFIGNAVEVNMARALCEALVKKLSELKQKVA; from the coding sequence ATGAACTTACTATATATTGATTTATTTTGTGGCGCAGGAGGTACCAGTACCGGAGTTGAGAAAGCGCGATACAATGGAGAGCAATGCGCAAAAGTGATAGCCTGTGTAAATCACGATAAAAATGCGATTGCCAGTCATGCGGCCAATCATCCGGACGCGTTACACTTCACCGAAGATATTCGTACATTGGAACTTTCCCCGTTGGTTGAGCACATGAACAAATGCAAGGCTCAATATTCCGATTCGCTTGTAGTGCTGTGGGCCAGCCTGGAGTGCACAAACTTCTCAAAAGCCAAAGGTGGTCAACCGCGTGATGCCGACAGCCGGACGTTGGCCGAACATCTTTTCCGTTACATTGAATCCATTAATCCGGACTACATTCAGATTGAGAACGTAGAAGAGTTTATGTCATGGGGAGACATGGACGAAAACGGAAAACCCATCTCGATGGATAAGGGCCGTCTTTACCAGAAGTGGGTACATAATGTAAAAAAATACGGATTTGATTTCGACCACCGTATTTTGAATGCCGCCGACTTCGGAGCCTATACCACGCGAAAGCGTTTTTTCGGCATCTTCGCAAAGAACGGGTTGCCGATAGTTTTCCCGCAGCCTACACACTGTAAAGAAGGCAGACAGGACATGTTCACCACGTTGAAGAAGTGGCGCCCGGTTAAAGATGTGCTTGACTTTTCGGATGAAGGTACTACAATCTTCCGGGACAAGCCACTGGCCGAAAAAACGCTTGAACGTATTTACGCCGGTTTGATTAAGTTCGTGGCAGGTGGAAAAGATGCTTTCCTTTCCCGTTACAATACGGTCCGTCCCCAAGACACATGTAAATCAGTTGATGAACCATGCGGAGTATTGACTACTGAAAACCGTTTTGCAAAGGTGCAGGTAAGTTTCCTGTCTAAGCAGTTCAGCGGTCATCCCGAAAGCAAAAATGTATCGGTAGAAGAACCGGCGGGGGCCATTACCTGCAAAGACCATCACGCGTTTGTAACCGCCTATTATGGAGGTAAAGACCATAATAGTTCTGTTGGTGTTCCTGCCCCTACACTGACAACCAAAGACCGATTTGCGTTAGTTGATAGTCATTTCATGTGTTCGTACAACTTCAAAGATGCAGGAAAAGACATTAACCAGCCTTGTCCTACCATCCTGACGAAAGACCGGCTTTCCCTTGTGTCTCCTTTCTTTATGAACCAGTATTCAGGAGGCGGTCAGGTTTCAGACGTTAATGCTCCGTGTCCGGCTGTTACTACCACTCCGAAGCAGAATCTAATTACTCCCCAATTTATAGACCAACAGTACGGGCATAGCAAGCCGACATCTCCTGAAAGCCCATTAGGGTGCATTACCGCCAACCCTAAATATAACCTTGTAAGTTGCAAGCCGTGGATAATGAATACCGCTTTCTCTAATATTGGAAGCAGTATTGAGGAACCGCATCGGACCATTACGGCAAATCGAAAATGGCATTACCTGATGAACCCACAGTTTAACAGTGCGGGCGGCTCCGTGGACAATCCCTGCTTTACTCTGATAGCACGCATGGACAAGATGCCACCTTACTTGGTGGCAACCGAATCCGGACAGGTAGCGATTGAAATCTACGAGACAGACAGCCCCATGACCAGAAAAATTAAGGAGTTCATGGCTCTCTATGGTATTGTAGACATCAAAATGCGGATGCTCCGCATACCGGAACTTAAGCGCATTATGGGCTTTCCGGAAGATTACGTTTTGGTTGGCTCCCAGGCAGACCAAAAGAAATTCATAGGAAATGCCGTTGAAGTTAACATGGCCCGCGCATTGTGTGAAGCATTGGTAAAGAAATTGTCAGAATTAAAACAAAAGGTAGCATGA
- a CDS encoding DUF7833 domain-containing protein — translation MAKRESASNYFSHDSNARNSDKLIRLRMKHKAAGYGVFFMILERLREEPEYMSVKDYNMIAFDLREDTSLIKSVIEDFGLFVFTEDGKYFYSESFKRRMEIKDEKSRKRSNAGKKGMANRWCDSDDITNGGNYDNNDITNQVESITRKEKERKGKKSKEISPVGDTKKSAPSGASPSPYPPNVYEKDLQECKSELFSDQMWIEVLCMNNHLSKDQLAKYLNNFFMVLQNRGERTKSIWDAKHHFASWLQIELKEKGKKDARSNGNLGSLPEQPAYGED, via the coding sequence ATGGCTAAAAGAGAAAGCGCAAGCAATTATTTCTCCCATGATAGCAACGCGCGCAATTCGGATAAACTGATACGATTGCGTATGAAGCATAAAGCTGCCGGATATGGCGTTTTCTTTATGATTTTAGAACGTTTAAGAGAGGAGCCTGAATACATGAGTGTCAAAGATTATAATATGATAGCTTTTGACCTTCGTGAAGATACTTCGCTTATCAAATCTGTCATTGAAGATTTTGGGTTATTTGTCTTTACCGAAGACGGTAAGTACTTCTACTCCGAAAGCTTCAAAAGAAGAATGGAAATCAAAGACGAAAAATCAAGAAAACGCTCTAATGCGGGAAAGAAAGGGATGGCTAATAGATGGTGCGATAGCGATGATATAACAAATGGCGGAAATTATGATAACAATGATATAACAAATCAAGTTGAATCCATAACAAGAAAAGAAAAGGAAAGAAAAGGAAAGAAAAGTAAAGAAATATCTCCTGTCGGAGATACAAAGAAAAGCGCACCTTCCGGTGCTTCACCCTCACCTTATCCCCCTAATGTTTATGAAAAAGATTTGCAAGAATGCAAAAGTGAACTATTTAGTGACCAAATGTGGATTGAGGTGCTTTGTATGAATAACCATCTTTCCAAAGATCAATTAGCAAAATACCTAAATAACTTTTTCATGGTACTTCAAAACCGGGGAGAAAGAACTAAATCCATATGGGATGCCAAACATCATTTTGCATCCTGGCTACAAATCGAATTAAAAGAGAAAGGGAAAAAAGATGCAAGGAGTAATGGAAACCTGGGCAGCTTACCGGAACAACCCGCCTATGGAGAAGACTAA